The region aggtgtgaggatcagtatttctggccatgtgaaaagtgcacAGTATATGGGTCTTGTGATGGACTCACCAATGCCTCGTGTGTCTGCATCAACGCTCTTccatatgatggacacttctgccaaccaatcagtgagctgtctagtatgtatgatatgcaaCATGAAAAAAAGGATATCTGATGAATGGCCTTTCAATACTTCATCAGTATACATCGGTCACTGTTAGTCCTTTTTTTGAACAATGACTGTCTTATCGGTAATTTTTTAAACACCTGttcaaatatataataaaaactgaCCAAAGGTAAAATTAAGGCAACAGAATAAGAATTGGTACAAAGAGTTGTACATATTTAACTTTTTACACCACTCAACTTGTCTGAAGCTATCATACTCAATACACAATTAAGTTAGAGTAcgttaaataaattgtatttattagtCCTTTGTAATCATGCTGTTATTTGTACTTTATAGCTAACTCTGCATGTCCTGATGTAACACCGACAGGTAAAACCAACATACTCCATTAACTACCAGGATATGTGCGAATTCTCACCTGTTTCCTTTTATGTTGCAATTTAGACTACagtaatattgtattgtatgcaGAATTTCTTCTCACCTTTCCTTCAGCTGAATATCTGTTCGAGATTGAGACTGACACAATAGATATGAAAATGTTGGAACTACTGACGAACCTTTTGGAGACATTCAGTTTACccttaataaatattaacatcaatatcactgaaatacacgtcactacaggtaactgactTTACTCTGTCTGCTGAAACTCATTCAAACCGTGTTACTGTTTTAGACCTTTGTTATAGGAGTTATAGCATTAAAGATTGTCTTGATCTATTGTAATAGatatgtagtgacaatattttacaatatttaccaaaaacaaacaaacaaaaaaacaacaacaacattgtcaTGATTTTCTATTTCACAGTGTGTAGactgaatggtactgaatatcagtgcaggtgtgaggatcagtatttctggccatgtgaaaagtgcacAGTATATGGGTCTTGTGATGAACTCAACAATGCCTCATGTGGCTGCATCAATGCTGTTCcaaatgatggacacttctgccaaccaatcagcGAGCTGtctagtatgtatgatatgtaaTCTGAAAAATAAGCATGTCTGATGAATGGACTTTTAATACTTCATCACTGTACAATTGtcagttttaattattataattttttttaacaatgtgtGTCTTagctgtaattttaaaaagacctgttcaaatgaaaaataaaaactggccaAAGGTAAAACTAAGGCACCAGAATAACAATTGTTAAAATCAGTTTGTTTGCTGTTGAAATAGAACTTTGTATAGCATTCAACTTGTCTGAAACTATCATTCTCAATACACAGTTCTATAAAGGAGAATAGCgtaaataaactgtattaatTACAACGTTTAATCACACTGCTGGTTTTACTTTATAGACAACTCTACATGTCCAGCTATAGCACCCACAGGTAAACCCCTCATACTACAATAACTACCAGAAGATGTGCAAATTCTCACCTGTGTTCCTTTATTATGACTAGAATACCATAGTATatttaagtaaaatttattttccCCTTTCCCTCAGCTGAATATCTGACTGATATCGAAATTGACGCAGTAGATATAACAGTCCTGAAACTCCTGAGGAACCTTTTGGAGACACTCAGTTTACCCTTAATAAATAGTAACATCAATATCACTCAAATAcacatcactacaggtaactgactTTTCTCTGATTGCTGAAACTCAGTCAAACCCTGTTACTGCTTTAGACCTGTGCTATATGAGTTATAGCATTAAAGATTGTCTTTATCCACTGTAACCAATATGTAGTGACAATAGTTTacaatatttaccaaaaaaaaaaaaaacattgtcgtgattttcttttccacagtgtgcagtttgaatggtactgaatatcagtgcaggtgtgaggatcagtatttctggccGTGTGAAAAGTGCACAGTATATGGGTCTTGTGATGGACTCACCAATGCCTCGTGTGTCTGCATCAACGCTCTTccatatgatggacacttctgccaaccaatcagtgaACTGtctagtatgtatgatatgcaaCATGAAAAAAAGGATATCTGATGAATGGCCTTTAAATACTTCATCAGTATACATCGGTCACTGTTAGTCCTTTTTTGAACAATGACTGTCTTGTCGGTAATTTTTTAAACACCTGttcaaatatataataaaaactgaCCGAATGTAAAATTAAGGCAACAGAATAAGAATTGGTACAAAGAGTTGTAcatatttaactttttatacCACTCAACTTGTCTGAAGCTATCATACTCAATACACAATTAAGTTAGAGTAcgttaaataaattgtatttattagtCCTTTGTAATCATGCTGTTATTTGTACTTTATAGCTAACTCTGCATGTCCTGATGTAACACCGACAGGTAAAACCAACATACTCCATTAACTACCAGGATATGTGCGAATTCTCACCTGTTTCCTTTTATGTTGCAATTTAGACTACagtaatattgtattgtatgcaGAATTTCTTTTCACCTTTCCTTCAGCTGAATATCTGTTCGAGATTGAGACTGACACAGTAGATATGAAAATGTTGGAACTACTGAGGAACCTTTTGGAGACATTCAGTTTACccttaataaatattaacatcaatatcactgaaatacacatcactacaggtaactgactTTACTCTGTCTGCTGAAACTCATTCAAACCGTGTTACTGTTTTAGACCTTTGTCATAGGAGTTATAGCATTAAAGATTGTCTTGATCTATTGTAATAGatatgtagtgacaatattttacaatatttaccaaaaacaaacaaacaaaaacaacaacaacaacattgtcaTGATTTTCTATTTCACAGTGTGTAGactgaatggtactgaatatcagtgcaggtgtgaggatcagtatttctggccatgtgaaaagtgcacAGTATATGGGTCTTGTGATGAACTCAACAATGCCTCATGTGGCTGCATCAATGTTATTCcaaatgatggacacttctgccaaccaatcagtgaGCTGTCTAGTATATATGATAtgtaatatgaaaaataaacatgtctgATGAATGGACTTCTAATACTTCATCAGTATGCATTTGTCAGTTTTTTATCATTTTCTGAAccgtgtgtgttttagtggtTAAATTTTAAACCCtgttcaacaacaaaaaatgaccaaatttaAATGTAAGGCCTAATAACTATGAATCTATGAATATATGCTGTAAATATTTAACTCTGCATTGCATTCAACAcatttaaagatatttttctCATCACACTGTTCTCAGTGTAAGAGTATggtaaataaactgtatttattagcACTTTAAAATTGTACTTCTGGTTTTAATTTTTAGATAACTCTACATGTCCAGCTATCACACCCACAGGTAAAACATTTTAGAGATTGTCTTTAAACATTGTACCAAATAAATTGTCATGATTCTCTGTTCCACAGTGTGCCGTTTGAATGATACTGAATATAGTGTaggtgtgaggatcagtatCAGTGAAAAGTGCACAGTATTTGGGGATTGATCTTTTGTAAAAGATTGTTTGACACATTAAATTCATATAATTTTTACATGTTAAAGTGAGGTTAAGGATTTACCTTAACTTATATAAGGATATACCAcaatctgttcattttaattatagTTTTGAACTGAAACATAGATTCCTCAGATATTGTTTCTAATGTATTTGTGGTTTAAGAATCAAACAACTTCTAGTAACAATGAACTATTTCTTCTATCACTTTGTGTTTTACATGATATTAAAATTGCTGTTCTGAGTTTTGAACTCATTAACATTTTCCCCACTTGCTTTGTTTAAACACCACAGTACCTCCTCTACCCACCCCACTGACACAGTCTGCTGAAATCACAGTCATCGCAACAACTGCTGTAACAACAAGCAACACAACTCCACCCACCACATCCACAGCCAACACAACTGCTGCAATGACAACCAACACATCTACACCTGAAACAACAACTGCTGTAACAACAGCCAACACAAATATAGCAACCACATCCCCAACCTACATAACAACTGCTGCCACAATAGCCAACACAATTACAACCACCGCATCCACAGCCTATGTAACGACTGCTGCCACAACAGCCAACACAAATACAGCAACCATATCCACAGCCTACATAACAACTGCTGCCACAACAGCCAACACAATTACAACCACCACATCCACAGCCAACACAACAACTGCCTCAATGACAACCAACACAACTACACccgaaacaacaacaactgctgCAACAACAACCAACACAAATACCGCAACCACATCCCCAGCCTACACCGTTGCTGCCACAATGGCCAACACAATTACAACCTCCACAGCCAACACAGCAACTGCTGCAATGACAACCAACACAACTACACccgaaacaacaacaacaactgctgCAACAACAACCAATACAAATACAGCAACCACATCCACAAGCAACACGACAACTGCTGCAATGACAACCAACACAACTACACccgaaacaacaacaactgctgCAACAACAACCAACACAAATACCGCAACCACATCCCCAGCCTACACCGTTGCTGCCACAATGGCCAACACAATTACAACCTCCACAGCCAACACAGCAACTGCTGCAATGACAACCAACACAACTACACccgaaacaacaacaacaactgctgCAACATCAACCAATACAAATACAGCAACCACATCCCCAGCCTACATAACAACTGCTGCCACAACAGCCAACACAATTACAACCACCACATCCACAAGCAACACGACAACTGCTGCAATGACAACCAACACAACTACACccgaaacaacaacaactgctgCAACAACAACCAACACAAATACAGCAACCACATCCCCAGCCTACATAACAACTGCTGCAACAACAGCCAACACAAATACAACAACCACATCCACAGCCTACATAACAACTGCTGCAACAACAGCCAACACAAATACAGCAACCACACCCACAGCCTACATAACAACTGCTGCCACAACAGCCAACACAATTACAACCACCACATCCACAGCAAATACAACAATTGCTGCAATGACAACCAAGACAACTACACccgaaacaacaacaacaacaactgctgCAACAACAACCAACACAAATACAGCAACCACATCCCCAGCCTACATAACATCTGCTGCCACAACAGCCAACACAAATACACCTAGGACAAACACAGCCAACTCTACAACTACTGCAACCTTAACCAAAACTGATACACCTACCACTTCCATAGTCAAAACAACAACTACTGCAACACCATCAACAACCACCAAATCCACATCCACCACAACCACATCCACTACATCCGCAGgtattattttaattagtttttttccTAAGTCAATCctaatgcattttaaatgtacttggtttatttttctttctttctttcttttttttttttttttacaaagataTCACCCTAGCAGTTTATACAGTACCATGATAATGTATGTACTTTGTATGTATgtacttttgttctttttttttcttttcaacagGCATTTATGTATTAAGCTTCTCACTGGCTATGAATGAAGAATTTGACTTTGCACTCACTGATCAACATAGTGCAAAATACCAAGAATATAAAACAAGAATTGAAAGTTCAGTAAGTGTAACACAATATAATATGCTTTATTATTCAACAATTATCAATCTGCATTCAGAGGGATTTAATTTGAGCATAATAATGTgggcatattattattattattattattagtagtagtagtagtagtagtagtagtagtagtattgttgtggCATATAGTACCTTTATTGTCacttaaaattaaatatgacTGTCATGAAAGGTAGACTGAAGCAGATGCAAATGTAGTTagcatttattaaaagaactcgcaaacaaatccaaatcgtgaggCAAAAAGATGTAAACAGTACCCAGGCAATATCAGCAAACCACAATAACAGGGCAAATCCAAAAACCAGGTATCAAGCAAAAGCAAAAGCAGAATATCAATACATAGAATGAACAGCTTGGTAAGGCCAGGTGATTAAACACTGTGCTTTACTtcgcattgtgtgtgtgtgaaagttctATATATGTGCTGGGTgggattggcaacaggtgtgtgatCAGATGTCTAATGACTGTGAATGTGAGTTTGTGCTTTCTGGGAAGTGTAGCCAGAggaggccatgtttgtaggctgtggtgcattctgggaaactgAGTTTGATACCAGAGTTGACCTGATAATGATATAAttgccattttttcccctcagattGATGGTAGTTACAGAAATGTATCTACCTACCAGGCCAACTCTGCGAAGGTGACTGGATTCaggtgatgttgttgttgttgttgttattattattattattattattattattattattattatcactgttgttgttattatttatttatttatttttacttttccaaTCAAACTGACCCATGATCCAAACTTTAatcagtatttttgttaatcCAAAACCTAGGGGGTTGTAAAGGTTTGATCAacagtttaaaaatgttatgtatTGAATGATGTGCTGTATTTTTAACAGGCCTGGAAGTGTGATGGCAGACTTTACTATTAAAACAACAAGTGATAACCTTAATTTGGTATCAGCAAACCAACAGCTTGCTATCAATCTCCATTCAGAGGGATTTAATGTGAGCGAAACTGCATTCAGTCAAAGTGGTAGGGgaatattgttgttattattattattattattatttttccttttcgCAACCTGTTAACCTGTTTATTAACCTATCATTCTTCACACCAGTTTTATTTTGGTAACTTTGTGCTGTACATGTGTAAACTGGAACTGCAAAAACACTTTAGAGATGTACATGGCTCTTCATTTCAGTGAAAGATGGACTATATGAGGGCAATGTCAATATATATCCTGAAACAAATCTCATCCTGACTTGCAATCCTCCAGTGAATAAAGGCATAAGATGGACCATGAATGGGAATAAATTACAGCCATCGGATAAGTATGTAATTAATACAATTGGACTCACTGTGAATAATGTCACTCCCAGTGACAATGGTAAGTCAGAAGGAATTCTGTTATATCTGCATCTTACATTGGTCAGGTGTAAAaagcaaattttaaaaatacagtatattaatgaaATAGTGTTCCATCATTAATTTATTTGCTATAATTTTATGAATATTattacaaaacatgaaaatatgatgatataCAATAGTAAAAACAggttttaatgaaataataacaataaatatgtgaagggtttttttttttttttaattccctaAAGAGCTTGTGTTTGTAAAAGTATGTAATACtttttcagtatagtacagtaatgTACAATACAATATAGAGGCCCCAAAATGTATTTGGACACTTAAGCCACACTTGTATGCCACCAATAAGCCACAAATGCATGAATTTCTCCTGCATTAGAAAACATGTcaagtgcttttatttaaaacaagtgcttttatttaaaataataataataataataataataataataataataataataataataccacaaGCACACTTTTCAAGTAAAACATTTTCCCCCAAAGtagactgtttttaaaaatactaaaagTACAGATACACTGTTTATAAGTGGACAAATGTTTAGATACTCATTCGTGATGTTAGAGCTTGGGTGTGCAgaaggatgcaagtgcagtaaaaggcTTTTattgagaggcaggcagacaaatccaaaacgttcaaaatgtaatccacaaacaggcaagggtcaggaGATGTACGAACAGCAATAACAAGGACAATCCAAAAGCAAAAACTAAGAAGCCAAAGGGCCTGTTTCACAAAGCGAGTTGACCAAATTCAGAGTTGCAGAGTAAGTTTTGAATTGAGAaagtgttattccagagttttgatgactaaatgtggaaaaatacatatataataaaaataaaaataaaatataaataataaaataataaaaataaagaatgagtgtgtccaaacttttgactggtagtgtatctGTTTGAAGTCttatttcaaacagcatttggtatgctttggatcattatcctgctgaaaaatacAGTTCTGTGAATAATTTCTTTGCTGATTTTTGCAAGCTTATATCCAAATTGCTTCTGTACACTTCTGAGTTCATGATCAATGAACACAAGCTCACCATCACCACTGTCAGAAAAACAGCATCGGCCACATCCATGCTTTATATGTTTGTCCAGTTTGATGCAGTTTGGTTGAATTTATTTTCTTGGCATTTACCACACAAACACTCTAGCCCTCACCCTTGCTTTCTTATTCTTGAGGCTGATGAATAGTTTCTGTCATATTACTCCTAAGCTATTTCAAACAGGATCCTGTTTCAAATAGTTTGTGCACTAAGTTGTTTCGGGTAACTCTAATATCTGAAGCAATACTTGCTGCTGTTTCTCACCtgttttttcttgattttattcacaattaTGTATTTTCTACTtcatctgttttcatttacaaatcattgatctttgaactttattttttacacaattttagACAATCTGAttgagaaggaaggaagatttAGCTTTTTTTCTGATCTGGTGAATAGAGTGCTCTTTCTTTGAGCAAACAGATGACCTTTTATCAAAACATACTTCCTTCTTCTTAGTCATTTTTGCCATTACTTTAACCAGCTTCAGTTTCGTGCAGGTGCGCCTAGCAGAGTAACCACATTAACTGTGGATTAACTGCGACAGCCAGAATAAGcctaaataacttttttttgtctatctattattcttatattattaaacattatcatttttataattGCTTGAAAAGTGTGCTTGTGCTAGTGTAAAATAAATGCCATATGATATGTTGTTTTATAATGTTGTAACATGTTGTAATGCAGTGAAATTCTTACATGTGTCAAAAATCcctaaaaatatacataacattgtatatatatatatatatatatatatatatatatatatatatatatatatatatatatatatatgtatatatatgtatatatacatatatatatatatatatatatatatatatatatatatatatatattcaactattttaatgccatttcaAATGTTTTACACACATTAATCTCTTTATATATTATTCTCAATTTCTCTGCTTTCTCAGGTCAATATGCATGCACAACAACAGTAAACTCAATACCCTATGTTATCTGGCAAACCATTACAATTCAGCCATACCCCAATATCCAAGTGAGCAGTGGCAAAGTTGTAAAATGCGAGGACTCAGTAATCGCACTGCAGTGTTGTGTTCAGGGGAGTTATGAAGTGAAATGGACTGACCCTGTAGCTTGCAACTCAACTTCAACAGGTcacacatgtttttgttttacatatacagtggtatatatatatatatatatatatatatatatatatatatatatatatatatatatatatatatatataatgaagctagttctatttttaatgcttttaactATTTACTTGTGTTGCACAGTCCCACTGAAAGGCTGCACATTATGTGAATATAAAATTAACAAGCAGGACTGCCAGTCTACTGACCAAGTAATACTGGTCACATGTCAACTCACATCACCTATCAGTGAAAGTACAACTCAAAGTTACAATTCAAAGAGCATCAAAATAGATGTCATAAAAGGGGGTGAGTAatcatttatttgtattgttattacagtaggggtgtaacagtcatctgtatttgtatctttaAAAATTCATATCTATGACTGCATTTAAACTGAAAGTGCATATCTGGTATGTGTAGCATACATAACAGTTGTTTTAATAACAAAGTTTATTAGATAAGAGACCCATTACCCATACTGACCATTTTAAGACATTAGTgagttaaatattaatttaacaattCTGTCACTTTCTTCAAAACCAATTCAAAGTTCCATACTGGACATTTCATTGACAAGGCAAACTCAATTGCAGGCACATATTTTATGGTCAAGTTGGAACGAGAGAAAGAATTTTATTATAGTAAtattatagtaataaagtaCTATTAAATGAAGGATTGTCAAATGaactttgcatttgcattttaattttggcaaacatttaatatttttgggaacaaaaaatgcaaatgcacaattgaatatgcaaatttaccatctgaatttatattatatatttacattgcaCACTCATAAGGGAAATTCAATTTCAACCAACTAGATTTTTGACTTCAGTTCAGGAAATTCTGACAGACTAATGGGATCAGCTCACTTTTTGAACAATTTGAGTGTTTAGTGTAAATATTACACAACCACATTACTCAGTGACATTGGTAAActccaggcttggggagtaatagaatacatataacggtgttatgcaatcaggatacaaaaaaactggtaactgtaatctgttacagttatgtcaaaaaagTAATATAtcaaaaaagtaatcagattacaggtatattttgtacaaaatgggaatactatcaggattacaacttttttcatttaaaaccaaagaaatgaaactTTTGCAGGGCTCCAGACTGCGCCTAAAATGGTCGCATTtgaaaatattaatttgcaAATTATATTTTTGCTGAGATTGCCAGTGGTGAGAATAAAATTTACatgttataattttaaaaattgcatgtAATGTCTTTGTAATTGTGTGTTCTGTGAGGAGTAGCCTTTTACAatttgttgtgttgacataataaaatGAGATGCTACACATGAAAGTTTCAGTGggtaaaaaaaagcagtttgaGTGGAAATTCACACGGAGAAAGCAAGGATCAGCTTTCAGTGTCAGAAAGACATGTCAAAacgaaaaatatcagactttttcaAACAATCCTCATCTCTGTCAAGTACCAATGCTGATGGCACACCTGCTAATAAAAAGCAGGCTCCAGTTGTgccagcatgagagagagagaaaacgacgGAGACACACAGGATCATCTTTCCGTGTCAATCAATGAACGCCCAAATAAAAGTGCAGAAAGGCATTTTAAGACTTCTTGGACTCAAGAGTTTGCATGGCTCAGGTATGATCATCGCAcatagaaaatgttttgtggcttTTGTTCCAAAGGGGCAGAGAAATAACAGGGAAAccatctgggttacacatgtaaccatGTTTCCTGAGAAGTGAATGagatgttgcatgagcttcacgctgtgggaagttcCCTCAcatgtgactggtatctgaagtctgtgtgaaatcacgcgtatttataggcctgccatggtcaggtgacatggcatttcACACGTTGCATGAttataaaacggcacctgtaaaccatgtcatcaACCTCTATTATCTGAACCGAAGACACGATTCaaaggcatgccccagtatgacaaagctatgcaatgtctcgttcccttctcaaggaacagggttacatacataacccagactcaacgttgtgtga is a window of Ictalurus furcatus strain D&B chromosome 16, Billie_1.0, whole genome shotgun sequence DNA encoding:
- the LOC128620069 gene encoding mucin-3A-like, with product MCPLKKSKLTGYCYGPREEAAKLPSKQQTGPIHQIVTVNEDTLMAMIDSMLFPVAIPPCSITTAKLVSALVQQFSRVGILEKIFMDQGTNFPSRLVRQLRSEYLTDIEIDAIDITVLKLLRNLLETLSLRLINSNINITEIHITTAEYLTDIEIDAIDITVLKLLRNLLETLSLRLINSNINITEIHITTAEYLTDIEIDAVDITVLKLLRNLLETLSLPLINSNINITQTHITTAEYLTDIEIDAVDITVLKLLRNLLETLSLPLINSNINITQIHITTAEYLTDIEIDAVDITVLKLLRNLLETLSLPLINSNINITQIHITTAEYLTDIEIDAVDITVLKLLRNLLETLSLPLINSNINITQIHITTAEYLTDIEIDAIDITVLKLLRNLLETLSLPLINSNINITQIHITTAEYLTDIEIDAVDITVLKLLRNLLETLSLPLINSNINITEIHITTAEYLTDIEIDAVDITVLKLLRNLLETLSLPLINSNINITQIHITTAEYLFEIETDTVDMKMLELLRNLLETLSLPLINSNINITEIHITTAEYLTDIEIDAVDITVLKLLRNLLETLSLPLINSNINITQIHITTVPPLPTPLTQSAEITVIATTAVTTSNTTPPTTSTANTTAAMTTNTSTPETTTAVTTANTNIATTSPTYITTAATIANTITTTASTAYVTTAATTANTNTATISTAYITTAATTANTITTTTSTANTTTASMTTNTTTPETTTTAATTTNTNTATTSPAYTVAATMANTITTSTANTATAAMTTNTTTPETTTTTAATTTNTNTATTSTSNTTTAAMTTNTTTPETTTTAATTTNTNTATTSPAYTVAATMANTITTSTANTATAAMTTNTTTPETTTTTAATSTNTNTATTSPAYITTAATTANTITTTTSTSNTTTAAMTTNTTTPETTTTAATTTNTNTATTSPAYITTAATTANTNTTTTSTAYITTAATTANTNTATTPTAYITTAATTANTITTTTSTANTTIAAMTTKTTTPETTTTTTAATTTNTNTATTSPAYITSAATTANTNTPRTNTANSTTTATLTKTDTPTTSIVKTTTTATPSTTTKSTSTTTTSTTSAGIYVLSFSLAMNEEFDFALTDQHSAKYQEYKTRIESSIDGSYRNVSTYQANSAKVTGFR